CCTCCCCCAGCGCAGCCCGCAGGCTGCCGGGTCCCTCCAGCTCCTCGCCGCCGGAGCGCGGAGCGGCGCGGACCGTACGCAGCCCGCGGAAGGCGCCGTGCAGGCTCGGGGCCAGCCGCGGGCGCTCGGCTGTGGGGCTTCCACACGGGCTCCCTCCAAGGCCGGCTCCCGAACCGGCCCCCAGGCTTCGCAGAGGAGCGCGGTGCTTCTCCGATACTTCACGCAGCATGGTGTCCACGCCCGCCGTCTCCTCCTGCGGCTCCTGTCGCTCGTTCCCGTCCCAGGTCCCGGCCGGAGCggcgggaggaggaggtggagaatgaagaggaggaggaggaagggcagcCCCGTCGGCACACTTCGACAGCATCAGCGTCTGCCAGCGGGAGAGAGCACGACTTCCGAGGGCTGTGCCGCACCGCGCATCTCAAACCACCCTGCACAACACtatgtcggtgtgagctgaaattccacccccccccgacaataaccaggctagcccagtctggaagcaaatgaaggctgtacttacaagcagagtctaaaatctacgatgaaatgcaatgaatatgtacaaatatacaaaattcacaacatttacaactatatacaatcaacagaaaagcacaaccgatctccctttgcttccccccaaggggaccctcccaaaggggcctctctctctcccaggagcttccccccagacccacctggacagagaagcagagttagttaagcagaaagttgttaacttagctgccaaggtcagtacgtgttatcttcagccagaagagaagaagaaacagcagcc
This is a stretch of genomic DNA from Indicator indicator isolate 239-I01 chromosome Z unlocalized genomic scaffold, UM_Iind_1.1 iindZ_random_scaffold_243, whole genome shotgun sequence. It encodes these proteins:
- the LOC128979977 gene encoding multicilin-like; the protein is TLMLSKCADGAALPPPPLHSPPPPPAAPAGTWDGNERQEPQEETAGVDTMLREVSEKHRAPLRSLGAGSGAGLGGSPCGSPTAERPRLAPSLHGAFRGLRTVRAAPRSGGEELEGPGSLRAALGEAGSIRTLAFPQGSAFTVRTAAGGYRFRWVPS